Proteins encoded by one window of Nocardia goodfellowii:
- a CDS encoding sensor histidine kinase has product MKRGQLRIYLGAAPGVGKTFAMLGEAHRRLERGADVVAAIVETHGRCKTAALLEGLERIPPKLVTYRGTELPELDVEAVLARRPGVVLVDELAHTNAPGSAHDKRWQDVEDLLAAGIDVISTVNVQHLESLNDVVEQITGIQQRETVPDSVVRGADQVELVDITPEALRRRLSHGNVYRADKIDAALRNYFRPGNLTALRELALLWLADQVDAALAKYRADHKITELWEARERVVVAVTGGVESETVVRRAGRIATKSSADLVLVHVVRGDGLAGVSTERLNRLRELARSLNASLHTVTGTDVPTALLEFAREVNATQLVLGTSRRSRWARIFDEGIGSAVVQRSGKIDVHMVTHEQANSGVRRSSLRPRLPVLAWAGALLIPGSVCALGLTLLDRHLELGGISALFFVGVLAVALLGGVVPAVLSALLSGLLLNWFFTTPRYSLAISEPDNFVTVVVLLMVAVAVAALVDLGAKRTLQARKASRQAELLTMFAGAVLHGADLPKLLEQVRESFGQRAVSLRDGDQVLARVGEQPPLEVADADTAIEAGDGSSLLLLSGRSIESGDRPVLNAVANQAAGLVRQSRLAEEAGAAAALLAADRLRRALLSAVSHDLRTPLAGAKAAVSSLRSDDIEFSTEDTAELLETIEESVDQLTALVGNLLDSSRLAVGVVTPRLRQVYLDEVVHRALVSVGMGARGLRRAAMDRVRVEVGEVAVRADAGLLERVLANLIDNAVRHAPRDSSVRVTAEVTGDRVSIAVVDTGPGIAPGSEEQLFEPFQRLGDRDNTTGVGLGLAVVRGFVEAMGGTVHAEPTPGGGLTMLVDLAADERAAAGGTGAAVGFREDAVRAALTPLRTGETGPIPVPGPDDRATGNRQ; this is encoded by the coding sequence GTGAAACGCGGCCAACTTCGCATCTACCTCGGCGCGGCCCCCGGTGTCGGCAAGACCTTCGCCATGCTCGGCGAGGCCCATCGCCGCCTCGAGCGCGGAGCCGACGTGGTGGCGGCGATCGTGGAGACGCACGGGCGGTGCAAGACAGCCGCGCTGCTCGAGGGGCTCGAGCGGATTCCGCCGAAACTGGTGACCTATCGCGGTACCGAACTGCCCGAACTCGATGTCGAGGCGGTCCTGGCGCGCCGGCCCGGCGTGGTCCTGGTCGATGAGCTGGCGCATACCAACGCGCCGGGCAGCGCCCACGACAAGCGCTGGCAGGACGTCGAGGATCTGCTCGCCGCGGGCATCGACGTGATCTCCACCGTCAATGTGCAGCATTTGGAAAGCCTCAACGACGTGGTCGAACAGATCACCGGTATCCAGCAGCGCGAGACCGTGCCGGATTCGGTGGTGCGCGGCGCGGACCAGGTGGAACTGGTCGACATCACCCCGGAAGCCTTGCGGCGCAGACTTTCGCACGGGAACGTGTACCGGGCCGACAAGATCGACGCGGCGCTGCGCAACTATTTCCGGCCCGGCAACCTCACCGCGCTGCGGGAACTGGCACTGCTGTGGCTGGCCGATCAGGTCGACGCGGCGCTCGCGAAATACCGGGCCGACCACAAGATCACCGAGCTCTGGGAGGCGCGCGAACGGGTGGTCGTCGCGGTCACCGGCGGTGTGGAATCGGAGACGGTGGTACGCCGCGCCGGTCGGATCGCCACCAAGTCCAGTGCCGATCTCGTGCTCGTGCATGTGGTGCGCGGCGACGGCTTGGCCGGAGTGTCGACCGAACGGCTGAACCGGCTGCGCGAGCTCGCCCGGAGCTTGAACGCCAGTCTGCACACCGTCACCGGCACCGATGTGCCGACCGCACTGCTGGAATTCGCGCGCGAGGTGAACGCCACCCAGCTGGTGCTCGGGACCTCCCGGCGCTCCCGCTGGGCCCGGATCTTCGACGAGGGCATCGGCTCCGCGGTGGTCCAGCGGTCCGGCAAGATCGACGTGCACATGGTCACCCACGAGCAGGCGAATTCCGGCGTCCGACGGTCTTCGCTGCGGCCGCGGCTGCCGGTGCTCGCGTGGGCCGGGGCGCTGCTGATACCCGGGTCGGTCTGTGCTCTCGGTCTGACACTGCTCGATCGGCACCTGGAACTCGGCGGTATCAGCGCCCTGTTCTTCGTCGGTGTGCTCGCGGTCGCGCTGCTCGGTGGCGTGGTGCCCGCGGTGTTGTCGGCGCTGCTGTCCGGTCTGCTGCTGAACTGGTTCTTCACGACACCGCGGTACAGCCTGGCCATCTCCGAACCGGACAACTTCGTCACGGTGGTCGTACTGCTGATGGTGGCGGTCGCGGTCGCCGCCCTGGTGGATCTGGGCGCGAAGCGAACGTTGCAGGCGCGCAAGGCTTCCCGGCAGGCGGAACTGCTCACCATGTTCGCCGGCGCGGTGCTGCACGGTGCGGATCTGCCGAAGCTGCTGGAACAGGTCCGGGAAAGCTTCGGCCAGCGTGCGGTGAGTCTGCGCGACGGCGACCAGGTACTGGCCCGGGTCGGGGAGCAGCCGCCGCTCGAGGTCGCCGACGCGGATACCGCGATCGAGGCCGGGGATGGCTCCAGCCTGTTGTTGCTGTCCGGCCGTTCGATCGAATCCGGCGACCGGCCGGTGCTCAACGCGGTGGCCAATCAGGCCGCGGGGCTGGTGCGCCAGTCGCGGCTGGCCGAGGAAGCGGGCGCGGCGGCGGCACTGTTGGCGGCCGATCGGCTGCGGCGCGCGTTGCTCTCCGCCGTCAGCCACGACCTGCGCACGCCGCTGGCCGGGGCCAAAGCCGCGGTGTCGAGTCTGCGCAGCGACGACATCGAGTTCTCCACCGAGGACACCGCCGAATTGCTGGAGACCATCGAGGAATCCGTGGACCAGTTGACCGCGCTGGTCGGCAATCTGCTCGATTCCTCCCGGCTGGCGGTCGGGGTGGTGACGCCGCGGCTGCGCCAGGTGTACCTGGACGAGGTGGTGCACCGGGCCCTGGTGAGCGTCGGGATGGGCGCGCGTGGTCTGCGCCGCGCCGCGATGGACCGGGTGCGGGTAGAGGTCGGGGAAGTGGCGGTCCGCGCCGACGCGGGTCTGCTGGAACGTGTGCTGGCCAACCTGATCGATAACGCCGTGCGGCACGCCCCGCGCGACTCTTCGGTCCGGGTGACCGCGGAAGTCACCGGCGACCGGGTGTCGATCGCCGTCGTCGACACCGGACCGGGTATCGCGCCGGGTAGTGAGGAGCAGCTGTTCGAACCGTTCCAGCGGCTCGGCGATCGCGACAACACCACCGGCGTCGGCCTCGGTTTGGCGGTGGTCCGCGGTTTCGTCGAGGCGATGGGCGGGACCGTGCACGCCGAACCGACGCCGGGCGGCGGCCTGACCATGCTGGTGGACCTGGCCGCGGACGAGCGCGCCGCGGCGGGCGGTACCGGTGCGGCGGTGGGTTTTCGCGAAGACGCGGTCCGCGCGGCGCTGACCCCGCTGCGGACCGGTGAGACCGGCCCGATTCCGGTGCCCGGCCCCGACGATCGTGCGACCGGCAACCGGCAGTGA
- a CDS encoding response regulator, whose translation MTDKMPATKVLVVDDEPQIVRALRINLSVRGYEVLTAGTGAAALRIAADKHPDVVILDLGLPDLDGIEVLAGLRGWTSTPVIVLSARTDSADKVEALDAGADDYVTKPFGMDELLARLRAAVRRGAGDPGTHEPVVETASFTVDLAMKKVTKNGAAVHLTPTEWGMLEMLVRNRGKLVGRKELLREVWGPAYATETHYLRVYLAQLRRKLEDDPARPKHLLTEAGMGYRFQE comes from the coding sequence ATGACAGACAAGATGCCGGCGACCAAGGTGCTCGTCGTCGACGACGAACCGCAGATCGTCCGTGCGCTGCGGATCAACCTGTCGGTGCGCGGTTATGAGGTGCTGACCGCGGGCACCGGTGCGGCGGCCTTGCGGATAGCCGCCGACAAACACCCCGACGTGGTCATTCTCGATCTCGGACTGCCCGACCTCGACGGGATCGAGGTGCTCGCCGGACTACGTGGCTGGACCTCGACTCCGGTGATCGTGTTGTCGGCCCGCACCGACTCGGCCGACAAGGTGGAGGCGCTGGACGCGGGCGCCGACGACTACGTGACCAAACCCTTCGGCATGGACGAACTGCTCGCCCGGCTCCGGGCGGCGGTGCGGCGCGGCGCCGGCGATCCGGGTACACACGAACCCGTGGTCGAGACCGCGTCGTTCACCGTCGACCTGGCTATGAAGAAGGTCACCAAGAACGGTGCGGCCGTGCATCTGACGCCGACGGAGTGGGGCATGCTCGAGATGCTGGTCCGCAATCGCGGCAAGCTGGTCGGGCGCAAGGAGTTGCTGCGCGAGGTGTGGGGTCCGGCGTATGCCACCGAAACCCATTATCTGCGGGTGTATCTGGCGCAGCTGCGGCGCAAACTCGAGGACGATCCCGCGCGGCCCAAGCATTTGCTGACCGAGGCGGGCATGGGGTACCGGTTTCAGGAATAG